In one Rhodocyclaceae bacterium genomic region, the following are encoded:
- a CDS encoding MaoC family dehydratase N-terminal domain-containing protein — MTDTAFEGFRDWVGRRREEHDTITDWPARAMHATLDRDTGAPAQGDELPPAWHWLYFLDACRASRIACDGHPERGDFLPPVPLPRRMWAGGRIEWQAPLRIGDRASRVSEIVSVEPKSGRTGTLVFVTVRHTISNAAGIAIVEEHDIVYREAARPGDPVPAARPAPSNPHWSRAWVPDEVMLFRYSALTFNSHRIHYDTPYVTGTEGYAGLVVHGPLQATLLLDLAHEHAAPGLRLSRFEYRALAPTFGGLTLSINGIAAADAHSAQVWATGPGGGQTMAGSATYT; from the coding sequence ACAGATACGGCATTCGAGGGCTTTCGCGACTGGGTCGGACGCCGGCGCGAGGAACACGACACGATCACCGATTGGCCGGCGAGGGCGATGCATGCCACGCTGGACCGGGACACCGGCGCACCGGCGCAGGGCGATGAACTGCCGCCGGCGTGGCATTGGCTCTACTTCCTCGATGCATGCCGGGCATCCCGGATCGCGTGCGACGGACATCCGGAACGCGGCGATTTCCTGCCACCAGTGCCATTGCCGCGCCGGATGTGGGCCGGTGGACGCATCGAATGGCAGGCTCCGCTGCGCATCGGTGACCGCGCGAGCCGCGTGTCGGAGATCGTGTCGGTCGAGCCCAAGAGCGGGCGCACCGGCACCCTGGTGTTCGTCACCGTGCGCCATACGATTTCAAACGCGGCCGGCATTGCGATCGTCGAGGAGCATGACATCGTGTACCGGGAGGCAGCGCGGCCTGGAGATCCAGTCCCGGCAGCCCGACCCGCACCGTCGAACCCGCACTGGTCGCGCGCGTGGGTACCCGACGAGGTCATGCTCTTCCGTTACTCGGCGCTCACGTTCAACAGCCATCGCATCCATTACGACACGCCCTATGTGACCGGAACCGAAGGCTATGCAGGGCTGGTCGTGCATGGTCCGCTGCAGGCGACCTTGCTGCTCGACCTCGCGCATGAGCATGCGGCGCCCGGACTGAGACTGTCTCGCTTCGAATACCGTGCACTGGCACCCACGTTCGGTGGCCTCACGCTGTCGATCAACGGCATCGCGGCGGCGGACGCCCACTCGGCCCAGGTCTGGGCGACCGGGCCAGGGGGCGGACAGACGATGGCGGGCAGCGCAACCTACACCTGA
- a CDS encoding type II/IV secretion system protein — MHASDDRQPGSPTVQSTQSPPAAPAQPVRPASAIAATPLGRRVTLEAVAADLLADAIIDAEQAGQLTRGGRFSRSELHPLAIVADQKWKDPRPGRKLLGLDNLTEWFADKAGLPYLKIDPFKIDFAGVTQVMSNAYATRFRILPVAVTQRDVTLAVCEPFIQEWESELRHILKRDVKRVIASPVEISQYLVEFYTIAKSVKGASAAQGGAMSDLANFEQLVQLGKKGSLDANDAHVVSLTDWLMHYAFEQRASDIHLEPRREVSNIRFRIDGVMHQVYQVPTPVLAAMTSRIKVLGRMDVVEKRRPQDGRIKTVAPDGQEIELRLSTMPTAFGEKLVMRIFDPEVLLRDYKDLGFSDDDLAKWNGMVTRPNGIVLVTGPTGSGKTTTLYSTLKHLANEEVNVCTVEDPIEMVEPAFNQMQVQHNIGLDFASGIRTLMRQDPDIIMVGEIRDQETADMAIQASLTGHLVLSTLHTNDAPSAVTRMLDIGVPPYLLHATVLGVMAQRLVRTLCPHCKEPAPLDESAWNLLVAPWKARKPDTVYRANGCLECRMTGFRGRAGIYELMVLSANLRGVIQADCDLLELTEQAARDGMKPLRISGAMKVAAGLTTIEEVLKVAPPQVGERAGTRRQ, encoded by the coding sequence ATGCATGCCTCCGACGATCGCCAACCAGGCTCCCCGACCGTGCAATCCACGCAGTCCCCTCCGGCTGCTCCCGCCCAGCCTGTCCGGCCCGCTTCGGCGATCGCCGCGACGCCGCTCGGCCGGCGGGTCACGCTCGAAGCCGTCGCGGCCGACCTGCTGGCCGATGCGATCATCGACGCCGAGCAGGCTGGGCAGCTGACCCGGGGCGGCCGGTTCAGCAGATCCGAACTGCATCCGCTCGCGATCGTCGCCGACCAGAAGTGGAAGGATCCCCGTCCCGGTCGCAAGCTGCTCGGGCTCGACAACCTGACCGAGTGGTTCGCCGACAAGGCTGGCCTGCCCTACCTGAAGATCGATCCGTTCAAGATCGACTTCGCTGGCGTGACGCAGGTGATGTCCAACGCGTACGCGACCCGCTTCCGCATCCTGCCGGTGGCGGTGACGCAGCGCGACGTGACGCTGGCGGTGTGCGAGCCGTTCATCCAGGAATGGGAGTCCGAACTCAGGCACATCCTGAAGCGCGACGTGAAGCGGGTGATCGCAAGCCCGGTCGAGATCAGCCAGTACCTGGTCGAGTTCTACACGATCGCCAAGTCGGTCAAGGGTGCCTCCGCCGCGCAGGGCGGCGCGATGTCCGATCTCGCCAACTTCGAACAGCTGGTGCAGCTCGGCAAGAAAGGTTCCCTCGATGCCAACGACGCGCATGTCGTGTCGCTCACCGACTGGCTGATGCACTACGCGTTCGAACAGCGCGCGAGCGACATCCACCTCGAACCACGGCGCGAGGTGAGCAACATCCGGTTCCGGATCGACGGCGTGATGCACCAGGTCTACCAGGTGCCCACCCCGGTGCTGGCCGCGATGACCAGCCGGATAAAGGTACTCGGCCGGATGGATGTCGTCGAGAAACGTCGTCCCCAGGATGGTCGCATCAAGACCGTGGCGCCCGACGGCCAGGAGATCGAGCTGCGCCTGTCGACCATGCCCACCGCCTTCGGCGAAAAGCTGGTCATGCGGATATTCGATCCCGAGGTGTTGCTGCGCGACTACAAGGACCTCGGCTTCTCGGACGACGACCTCGCCAAGTGGAACGGCATGGTTACCAGGCCCAACGGCATCGTGCTGGTCACCGGCCCTACCGGCTCGGGCAAGACGACGACGCTCTACTCCACGCTCAAGCACCTGGCCAACGAGGAAGTGAACGTCTGCACGGTCGAGGATCCGATCGAGATGGTCGAACCCGCGTTCAACCAGATGCAGGTCCAGCACAACATCGGCCTGGACTTCGCGAGCGGCATCCGCACCTTGATGCGCCAGGATCCGGACATCATCATGGTCGGCGAGATCCGCGACCAGGAAACCGCCGACATGGCGATCCAGGCGTCGCTTACCGGCCATCTGGTGCTCTCGACACTGCACACGAACGACGCGCCGTCGGCGGTCACGCGCATGCTCGACATCGGCGTGCCACCCTACCTTCTGCACGCGACCGTGCTGGGCGTCATGGCGCAGCGGCTGGTGCGCACGCTCTGCCCGCACTGCAAGGAACCGGCGCCGCTCGACGAGAGCGCCTGGAACCTGCTGGTCGCCCCGTGGAAGGCGCGCAAGCCGGACACCGTATACCGCGCCAACGGATGCCTCGAATGCCGGATGACCGGCTTCCGCGGGCGGGCGGGCATCTACGAACTGATGGTGCTGTCGGCCAACCTGCGCGGGGTGATCCAGGCCGACTGCGACCTGCTCGAACTGACCGAGCAGGCGGCACGCGACGGCATGAAGCCGCTTCGCATCAGCGGTGCAATGAAGGTCGCCGCCGGGCTGACCACCATCGAGGAAGTGCTGAAGGTCGCCCCGCCGCAGGTCGGCGAGCGAGCCGGCACGCGTCGCCAGTGA